atttaattttattttgcatcACTGAATTTaactctttaatttttaatttttatattcaaatttatatttttattgtatttatcataattacattccaaatttaagaaaaaagatttttttttaatatctaaaatttataaatttcatatctttatcatttataagtacgtgtactttattataatttttttttatacttttgcCATTTGGCTACAccgaaagaacaagatgacactggatatcatcccagattatactgaaaaaaatttcagatagtagctagtataatccagattacaatgagtataatccagatatcactcagtataatctggattatactagctaatatatgaaatttttttcaccacagatatcactgagtataatccgagatgatatccagtgtaaTCTTGTTCTCAGCTGCCCGATTTTAAAACAGTGCAAAATTTTTgtacctgattttttttaatattgttgcattttttataactttgagatcttaatttcaagtattttttcttaaaaataattatattcaagtattttttatttataaataaattttctataaattcggcgcgcaaacttttttttaatatgaaaaattttttaaaattagccgttctttccgtgtatattattttggcattgaaattaaataataaataaatacatacatcAGGTACGAAGCTGTATTAAATGAATTTGAAacagttaaaaattctttggAGAGTTCAAAAAAAGATTTAGTCCAAGTCAGCGAagagtcaaaaaaattgtacgaaTCACAGCGAGCGGagtttgaaaaatcatttgaaGAATTCCGAGTCCTTTTTTTTGATACTGGCGTTgaagcttttaaaaaaaaagacaataaatttaaattagcgcatgttaataaaaaaattggtcGGTTGCTGGCTAAGATGCAGAGTCGTATGGAAAATTTGAAAGACACTCGCgtcgttttttttaatttgaagattattttgaagaaagtAAATGAGGAACTTTCTAGAATTAATATTCTAGGTGAAGGTTACACCGTGTCAGAGTACGAGAATTTATCTATGATTAAAGATTCTCATatggaaattttcaataagcgagaaaaaaaaatcgaaagtCATCACAATAAATGTGTCGCAATAATTGACGTAAGTACTGacgatatttttattgttggtaattatttttaaatagattgttttaaaatagatGTTATCAAAAGTCAAAGAACAATCGGTGAGTCTAGATAATgatattttgatttataaaaacaaacttGGAGAGTtggaagaaattaaaaataaattgcaagTTGAATTTAATATGCTGAGACGTCAGAAAGATgcgaagagaaaaaaaatattatcactGCAGCGGAAACTTTTCTCTGTGACCCCGGAGGTGATCAAAGAAATGTCAAGCCGCGGGGTTGAATACGCGAAGCTTAGGTCTAGAATACAGAGCATGAAAGAAAGcgatgattaatttatttacttaagtgttttaataataaaatttcaagtgttttttttttttatgtttgagCTAACAAGTAGgtcaattttttgtattgcttctttctttttcttcttagTGGGTCAGGCTTTACTTTTTCAAGATCTCGGTCGTCtttgattaaaattgaatttttaggcACTTTGTAGGCGACTGTTCTTAATAGTCTGAAGTCATTGACAACGATGATGCGAAATATGAGAAACGCCAAGCCGCCGATCCAACTCCAAACCATTCCTGACATTATGAgctgtaaaatatatattatttataaaataataattactagtAACAGCGCAgttactatgtgactgctttgacttgttaattataaataaataaaattttgcgttattaaattatgacttttgttaaattgcactgtactttcttaaatattgacgtttttaaagatata
This genomic interval from Cotesia glomerata isolate CgM1 linkage group LG1, MPM_Cglom_v2.3, whole genome shotgun sequence contains the following:
- the LOC123265872 gene encoding uncharacterized protein LOC123265872, with protein sequence MQSRMENLKDTRVVFFNLKIILKKVNEELSRINILGEGYTVSEYENLSMIKDSHMEIFNKREKKIESHHNKCVAIIDMLSKVKEQSVSLDNDILIYKNKLGELEEIKNKLQVEFNMLRRQKDAKRKKILSLQRKLFSVTPEVIKEMSSRGVEYAKLRSRIQSMKESDD